One stretch of Aquimarina sp. Aq107 DNA includes these proteins:
- the pfkA gene encoding 6-phosphofructokinase has product MTKKVKNIAVLTSGGDAPGMNAAIRAVVRACSYYKVDCFGVYKGYEGLIHNEMEKLNARSVRNIINKGGTFLKSARSKDFRTEEGRKKAYDNLVKNNIDALIVIGGDGSFTGALKLSEEFSFPVVGIPGTIDNDINGTDYTIGYDTALNTVVEAIDKIRDTASSHNRLFLIEVMGRDAGDIALNAGIGAGAEEILIPEEDMGVDRLIESLKKSKKTGKTSSIIVVAEGDKSGKNIFELGEYVEENLADYEVRVSVLGHIQRGGSPSCYDRVLASKLGVGAVETLLEGKSEVMIGIVHKKVQIVPLTTALGKRTHKHDRLIKVADITSV; this is encoded by the coding sequence ATGACAAAGAAAGTAAAAAATATCGCTGTACTTACTTCTGGAGGAGATGCTCCAGGAATGAATGCTGCCATAAGAGCGGTAGTTCGTGCGTGTAGTTATTATAAGGTAGATTGTTTCGGCGTTTATAAGGGGTATGAAGGTCTTATTCACAATGAAATGGAAAAACTGAACGCACGTTCGGTAAGGAATATAATAAATAAGGGAGGAACTTTTCTTAAATCAGCTCGTTCTAAAGATTTCCGTACAGAAGAAGGAAGGAAGAAAGCCTATGATAATTTAGTAAAGAATAATATCGATGCTCTTATCGTAATTGGAGGGGATGGTAGTTTTACAGGTGCGTTAAAGCTTTCTGAAGAATTTAGTTTTCCGGTAGTGGGAATTCCTGGTACTATTGATAATGATATTAACGGTACTGATTATACTATTGGTTATGATACTGCTTTAAATACTGTGGTAGAAGCTATAGATAAAATAAGGGATACTGCAAGTTCACATAATAGACTATTCTTGATTGAGGTAATGGGTAGAGATGCTGGAGATATTGCACTTAATGCTGGAATTGGAGCAGGAGCAGAAGAGATATTGATTCCAGAAGAAGATATGGGAGTTGATAGACTTATAGAATCTTTGAAGAAAAGTAAAAAAACAGGTAAAACTTCTAGTATTATAGTTGTAGCAGAAGGTGACAAATCAGGAAAGAATATTTTTGAGTTAGGAGAATATGTAGAGGAAAACCTAGCAGATTATGAAGTTAGAGTTTCTGTATTAGGTCATATACAGAGAGGTGGATCACCAAGTTGTTATGATCGGGTTCTGGCAAGTAAGTTAGGAGTGGGGGCTGTAGAGACTTTATTAGAAGGGAAAAGTGAGGTAATGATAGGAATCGTTCATAAAAAAGTACAAATAGTTCCGTTAACAACCGCTTTAGGAAAAAGAACACACAAACACGATAGATTAATTAAAGTTGCTGATATTACTTCAGTATAA
- a CDS encoding Ig-like domain-containing protein yields MEKKPLILALSIVILISFKAFSQNQNNLIDAPGDIAFVAFHTDNGGADQEDGFSFILLDDAIDGTTITFIDEEWDGTQFSTPTNEGDLIWTNNTGSTIDAGTVINITDADGNTEMASIGIVDEINAGFDLAAAEDIVAVTGTRTTPGVFLSAIDGDNGFPFVTTNTGLSSAQILLISDQGIYTGPTTCNSTIGDCLIQIYDSVNNWSFGNYTHPDDVIGNFTGSAFLGDLTPPTVSISLSDVALTMGETSTITFTFSEVPIGFTSADVTVQNGALSGFMVTANSAIYTGLFTPTPNIQDATNIISVGTGYTDAAGNTGVAANSDNYTINTIPSNSAPSFSLPTSPDQTVLEDSGVQTVNGFASAIDDGDGNTQTLTFNVTNDNNVLFSSQPVIDVTGNLTYTPAANVSGSTTVTVNLSDDGGTANGGIDTSADQTFMITINPVNDAPSFSLLASPDQTVLEDSGAQTVNGFASAIDDGDGNTQTLTFNVTNDNNVLFSSQPVIDVTGNLTYTPAANVSGSTTVTVNLSDDGGTANGGIDTSADQTFMITINPVNDAPSFSLLASPDQTVLEDSGAQTVNGFASAIDDGDGNTQTLTFNVTNDNNALFSSQPVIDVTGNLTYTPAANVSGSTTVTVNLSDDGGTANGGIDTSADQTFMITINPVNDAPSFSLLASPDQTVLEDSGVQTVNGFASAIDDGDGNTQTLTFNVTNDNNALFSSQPVIDVTGNLTYTPAANVSGSTTVTVNLSDDGGTANGGIDTSADQTFMITINLVNDAPSFSLLASPDQTVLEDSGTQTVNGFASAIDDGDGNTQTLTFNVTNDNNALFSSQPAIDVTGNLTYTPAANAIGTALVNINLSDDGGTANGGIDTSSDQTFMITVTTANDEPTVIITSTENSPTATNPIPISITFSESVLNFDINDITVTNGSLTNFSGTDATYNVQVIPTTTGIITLNIDANIANSVSGDGNLPALEFSITYDALLNTDEFDQDEFSIYPNPTKGNIYISIPIDRVTVFDYSGKKVLETTKNTIDMSGLESGIYIFNIETKEQQTTKRVIKF; encoded by the coding sequence ATGGAAAAAAAGCCACTTATACTAGCTTTGTCAATAGTAATACTTATTTCATTCAAAGCTTTCTCTCAAAACCAAAACAATTTAATAGACGCTCCAGGTGATATTGCTTTCGTAGCTTTTCATACAGATAATGGAGGTGCAGATCAAGAAGATGGATTTTCTTTTATTTTATTAGATGATGCTATCGACGGAACTACTATAACATTTATAGATGAAGAATGGGATGGAACTCAATTTTCGACTCCCACAAATGAAGGAGATTTAATCTGGACTAATAATACCGGTAGCACTATTGATGCTGGAACAGTTATCAATATTACAGATGCGGATGGAAATACCGAAATGGCTTCTATAGGTATTGTTGATGAAATTAATGCCGGATTTGATTTGGCAGCAGCAGAAGATATTGTAGCCGTAACAGGAACAAGAACAACTCCGGGTGTTTTTCTATCCGCTATAGATGGTGATAATGGTTTCCCTTTTGTTACAACGAACACAGGCTTATCTAGCGCTCAAATTTTATTAATTTCTGATCAAGGTATTTACACTGGCCCCACTACTTGTAACAGCACAATAGGCGATTGCTTAATTCAAATATATGATTCTGTAAATAATTGGAGTTTTGGAAACTATACACATCCAGATGATGTGATTGGTAATTTTACAGGAAGTGCTTTTTTAGGAGATTTAACACCTCCAACTGTTAGTATTTCCCTTTCAGACGTTGCTCTCACAATGGGAGAAACTTCTACTATTACCTTTACCTTTAGTGAAGTTCCAATTGGATTTACATCAGCTGATGTTACAGTTCAAAATGGTGCTTTATCAGGATTTATGGTAACAGCAAACTCAGCTATATATACTGGATTATTTACCCCTACACCAAACATACAAGATGCCACAAATATTATTAGTGTAGGAACGGGATACACAGATGCGGCGGGAAATACAGGAGTTGCTGCAAACTCAGACAACTATACTATAAACACTATTCCTTCTAATTCGGCTCCAAGTTTTTCACTCCCTACTAGTCCAGATCAAACAGTTCTAGAGGATTCTGGTGTGCAAACGGTAAATGGATTTGCTTCTGCTATTGACGATGGAGATGGAAATACACAAACACTTACTTTTAATGTAACTAATGATAACAATGTATTGTTCAGTAGTCAACCAGTAATAGATGTAACTGGAAATCTAACTTATACTCCAGCTGCAAATGTTTCTGGAAGTACAACGGTTACCGTAAACCTATCTGATGATGGGGGAACTGCAAACGGAGGAATCGATACTTCTGCGGATCAAACATTTATGATTACTATTAATCCGGTAAATGATGCTCCTAGCTTTTCTTTACTTGCTAGCCCTGATCAAACAGTTCTAGAGGATTCTGGTGCGCAAACTGTAAATGGATTTGCTTCTGCTATTGATGATGGTGACGGAAATACACAAACACTTACTTTTAATGTAACTAATGATAACAATGTATTGTTCAGTAGTCAACCAGTAATAGATGTAACTGGAAATCTAACTTATACTCCAGCTGCAAATGTTTCTGGAAGTACAACGGTTACCGTAAACCTATCTGATGATGGGGGAACTGCAAACGGAGGAATCGATACTTCTGCGGATCAAACATTTATGATTACTATTAATCCGGTAAATGATGCTCCTAGCTTTTCTTTACTTGCTAGCCCTGATCAAACAGTTCTAGAGGATTCTGGTGCGCAAACTGTAAATGGATTTGCTTCTGCTATTGATGATGGTGACGGAAATACACAAACACTTACTTTTAATGTAACTAATGATAACAATGCATTGTTCAGTAGTCAACCAGTAATAGATGTAACTGGAAATCTAACTTATACTCCAGCTGCAAATGTTTCTGGAAGTACAACGGTTACCGTAAACCTATCTGATGATGGGGGAACTGCAAATGGTGGAATTGATACTTCTGCGGATCAAACATTTATGATTACTATTAATCCGGTAAATGATGCTCCTAGCTTTTCTTTACTTGCTAGCCCTGATCAAACAGTTCTAGAGGATTCTGGTGTGCAAACTGTAAATGGATTTGCTTCTGCTATTGATGATGGTGACGGAAATACACAAACACTTACTTTTAATGTAACTAATGATAACAATGCATTGTTCAGTAGTCAACCAGTAATAGATGTAACTGGAAATCTAACTTATACTCCAGCTGCAAATGTTTCTGGAAGTACAACGGTTACCGTAAACCTATCTGATGATGGGGGAACTGCAAATGGTGGAATTGATACTTCTGCGGATCAAACATTTATGATTACTATTAATCTGGTAAATGATGCTCCTAGTTTTTCTTTACTTGCTAGCCCTGATCAAACAGTTCTAGAGGATTCTGGTACGCAAACTGTAAATGGATTTGCTTCTGCTATTGATGATGGTGACGGAAATACACAAACACTTACTTTTAATGTAACTAATGATAATAATGCCTTATTTAGCAGTCAACCAGCAATAGATGTAACTGGAAATCTAACTTATACTCCAGCTGCAAATGCAATTGGAACAGCATTGGTTAATATAAATCTTTCAGATGATGGAGGAACTGCAAACGGAGGAATTGATACTTCTTCAGATCAAACATTTATGATTACGGTTACTACTGCCAATGATGAACCAACAGTAATCATTACATCTACCGAAAATTCTCCAACGGCAACTAATCCTATTCCTATTAGCATCACATTTTCTGAGAGTGTATTAAATTTTGACATCAACGACATCACTGTTACTAATGGATCGCTTACCAATTTTTCTGGTACTGACGCAACATATAATGTTCAGGTTATCCCTACTACAACCGGAATTATCACATTAAATATTGATGCAAATATAGCCAATAGTGTTTCTGGCGATGGAAATCTACCAGCTTTAGAATTTAGTATTACCTATGATGCATTACTTAATACAGACGAATTTGACCAAGATGAATTTAGTATATATCCAAACCCAACTAAAGGTAATATATATATAAGTATTCCTATAGATCGGGTAACAGTTTTCGATTATAGTGGTAAAAAGGTATTAGAAACAACGAAAAACACAATTGATATGTCAGGTTTAGAATCTGGTATTTATATATTTAATATAGAAACCAAAGAACAACAAACCACAAAGCGAGTTATTAAGTTTTAG
- the gap gene encoding type I glyceraldehyde-3-phosphate dehydrogenase yields MSTLKIGINGFGRIGRIAFRIASKRENVEIVAINDLLDVNHLAYLLEYDSVHGKYDGTIAVENGNLVVNGKAIRVTAERNPEELKWDAAGVDVVMDCTGIFTTLDKAGAHLKAGAKKVVISAPSADAPMFVMGVNHTEAKATDTIVSNASCTTNCLAPLAKVINDNFGIEEGLMTTVHAATATQAVVDAPSKKNFRLGRSSLNNIIPSSTGAAKAVGKVIPELNGKLTGMAFRVPTADVSVVDLTVKTKKSVSYEDLKAVVKKASENELKGVLAYTDEDVVSQDFVGEHHTSTFDAGAGIALNDNFFKLVSWYDNEYGYSSKLVDLSSYVGNL; encoded by the coding sequence ATGAGTACGTTAAAAATTGGAATTAACGGTTTCGGTAGAATTGGAAGAATCGCATTTAGAATTGCTTCTAAACGCGAGAATGTAGAAATAGTAGCTATTAACGATTTGTTAGATGTAAATCATTTAGCTTATTTATTGGAGTACGATTCTGTACACGGAAAATATGATGGTACTATTGCTGTAGAAAATGGAAACCTTGTAGTAAATGGTAAAGCTATCCGTGTTACTGCAGAAAGAAATCCTGAAGAATTAAAATGGGATGCAGCTGGAGTTGATGTGGTGATGGATTGTACAGGTATCTTTACAACATTGGATAAAGCCGGTGCTCATTTAAAGGCAGGTGCTAAAAAAGTTGTTATTTCTGCACCTTCTGCAGATGCACCAATGTTTGTTATGGGGGTAAACCATACAGAAGCTAAAGCAACAGATACAATTGTTTCTAACGCTTCTTGTACTACAAATTGTTTAGCTCCTTTAGCTAAAGTGATTAATGATAATTTTGGAATAGAAGAAGGTTTAATGACCACAGTACATGCTGCAACTGCTACACAAGCAGTGGTTGATGCTCCTTCTAAAAAGAATTTTAGACTAGGACGTTCTTCATTGAATAACATTATACCATCTTCTACAGGTGCTGCGAAGGCAGTTGGTAAAGTTATACCTGAATTAAATGGTAAACTTACGGGTATGGCATTTAGAGTTCCAACTGCAGATGTTTCTGTTGTAGATCTTACGGTAAAAACTAAGAAATCGGTATCTTATGAAGACTTAAAAGCTGTTGTGAAAAAAGCATCAGAAAATGAATTAAAAGGTGTTTTAGCATATACAGATGAGGATGTGGTATCTCAAGATTTTGTTGGAGAACACCATACGTCTACTTTTGATGCTGGAGCTGGAATTGCTTTAAATGACAATTTCTTTAAGTTAGTATCTTGGTACGATAATGAATATGGGTATTCTTCCAAATTGGTAGACCTTTCATCCTATGTAGGTAATCTATAG